From the Clarias gariepinus isolate MV-2021 ecotype Netherlands chromosome 3, CGAR_prim_01v2, whole genome shotgun sequence genome, one window contains:
- the LOC128518469 gene encoding uncharacterized protein LOC128518469 isoform X1 — protein sequence MFLVKDESSEMGVIQSQTSMLKQDQAMNAAYGGPLGATNSTLRILSNSHRASEKDGNFNFLGQEENGPTGDENQNQIRPRALGLSNRYPAPSCNHYVPGPLSPLSRLPSWSPLEPLPENDSGEDSGGRVPPDGAEEGKIDEEMRRMSEDEKEHEPEDHMKAKAQEQIKEEEEEELLDWDESDEDFDFSYRSESSSPLTTESGDVTGEDSLNFVWDRICVGGSHSEKGDAATNLEGKQNDGENKRHRKSTGGSSLAGEASSDSESNPCSELPELIEAVWTLEDRERFKAQEMEKHHVQLTMYRRLALIRWVRALQERVQEQQNRLQSSFDIILTHRKELLRMGAAAAVSQ from the exons ATGTTCCTGGTGAAGGACGAGAGCTCGGAGATGGG AGTAATTCAATCTCAGACAAGCATGCTGAAACAAGATCAAGCTATGAACGCTGCTTACGGAGGTCCGCTTGGAGCCACAAACTCGACCCTGCGTATTCTCAGTAACAGCCATAGAGCGAGCGAGAAGGACGGGAATTTCAACTTCTTGGGCCAAGAAGAAAACGGACCGACCGGGGACGAGAACCAAAACCAAATTCGTCCCAGAGCTTTGGGGCTGTCGAACCGCTATCCAGCCCCTTCCTGTAACCACTATGTACCTGGAcccctctctcctctctcccGCCTTCCCTCCTGGAGCCCACTCGAACCTCTCCCTGAGAATGACAGCGGAGAAGATAGTGGAGGCAGGGTGCCTCCTGATGGAGCTGAAGAAGGCAAAATAGACGAGGAGATGAGGAGAATGAGTGAAGATGAGAAGGAGCATGAGCCAGAAGACCATATGAAAGCAAAAGCACAGGAACAGAttaaggaagaagaagaagaagaactgtTGGACTGGGATGAGAGTGATGAAGACTTTGACTTCAGTTACAGGTCAGAAAGCTCTTCGCCTCTCACCACTGAGAGCGGAGATGTGACCGGTGAAGACTCGCTCAACTTTGTATGGGACCGCATCTGCGTGGGAGGTTCACACTCAGAAAAGGGTGATGCAGCCACCAACCTGGAGGGAAAACAAAATGACGGAGAGAATAAGAGGCACCGTAAGAGCACTGGAGGTTCCAGCTTAGCTGGAGAAGCATCCTCAGATTCAGAGAGTAATCCTTGCTCCGAGCTGCCCGAACTCATAGAGGCGGTGTGGACCCTGGAAGACCGGGAGAGGTTCAAAGCCCAAGAGATGGAAAAGCACCACGTGCAGTTGACCATGTACCGAAGGCTCGCCTTGATCCGCTGGGTGCGCGCCCTGCAGGAACGTGTCCAAGAGCAGCAGAACCGACTCCAGTCCAGCTTCGATATTATCCTCACTCACAGGAAGGAGCTGCTCCGCATgggcgctgctgctgctgttagCCAGTAA
- the LOC128518469 gene encoding uncharacterized protein LOC128518469 isoform X2, which yields MLKQDQAMNAAYGGPLGATNSTLRILSNSHRASEKDGNFNFLGQEENGPTGDENQNQIRPRALGLSNRYPAPSCNHYVPGPLSPLSRLPSWSPLEPLPENDSGEDSGGRVPPDGAEEGKIDEEMRRMSEDEKEHEPEDHMKAKAQEQIKEEEEEELLDWDESDEDFDFSYRSESSSPLTTESGDVTGEDSLNFVWDRICVGGSHSEKGDAATNLEGKQNDGENKRHRKSTGGSSLAGEASSDSESNPCSELPELIEAVWTLEDRERFKAQEMEKHHVQLTMYRRLALIRWVRALQERVQEQQNRLQSSFDIILTHRKELLRMGAAAAVSQ from the coding sequence ATGCTGAAACAAGATCAAGCTATGAACGCTGCTTACGGAGGTCCGCTTGGAGCCACAAACTCGACCCTGCGTATTCTCAGTAACAGCCATAGAGCGAGCGAGAAGGACGGGAATTTCAACTTCTTGGGCCAAGAAGAAAACGGACCGACCGGGGACGAGAACCAAAACCAAATTCGTCCCAGAGCTTTGGGGCTGTCGAACCGCTATCCAGCCCCTTCCTGTAACCACTATGTACCTGGAcccctctctcctctctcccGCCTTCCCTCCTGGAGCCCACTCGAACCTCTCCCTGAGAATGACAGCGGAGAAGATAGTGGAGGCAGGGTGCCTCCTGATGGAGCTGAAGAAGGCAAAATAGACGAGGAGATGAGGAGAATGAGTGAAGATGAGAAGGAGCATGAGCCAGAAGACCATATGAAAGCAAAAGCACAGGAACAGAttaaggaagaagaagaagaagaactgtTGGACTGGGATGAGAGTGATGAAGACTTTGACTTCAGTTACAGGTCAGAAAGCTCTTCGCCTCTCACCACTGAGAGCGGAGATGTGACCGGTGAAGACTCGCTCAACTTTGTATGGGACCGCATCTGCGTGGGAGGTTCACACTCAGAAAAGGGTGATGCAGCCACCAACCTGGAGGGAAAACAAAATGACGGAGAGAATAAGAGGCACCGTAAGAGCACTGGAGGTTCCAGCTTAGCTGGAGAAGCATCCTCAGATTCAGAGAGTAATCCTTGCTCCGAGCTGCCCGAACTCATAGAGGCGGTGTGGACCCTGGAAGACCGGGAGAGGTTCAAAGCCCAAGAGATGGAAAAGCACCACGTGCAGTTGACCATGTACCGAAGGCTCGCCTTGATCCGCTGGGTGCGCGCCCTGCAGGAACGTGTCCAAGAGCAGCAGAACCGACTCCAGTCCAGCTTCGATATTATCCTCACTCACAGGAAGGAGCTGCTCCGCATgggcgctgctgctgctgttagCCAGTAA